A region of Oncorhynchus kisutch isolate 150728-3 linkage group LG29, Okis_V2, whole genome shotgun sequence DNA encodes the following proteins:
- the LOC116358268 gene encoding keratin, type I cytoskeletal 9-like produces the protein MGGVYGGSLRGESTGGVYGRSLRGESTGGSLRGESTGRVYGGSLWGESMGGVYGGVYGGVYRGRLQGESTGGSLQGESTGRVYGGSLWGESTGRVYGGCLRGESMGGVYGGSLQGESTGGVYRGRLPGESTGRVYGGSLWGESTGRVYGGSLRGESMGGVYGESLPGGVYGESLWGESTGRVYGGSLRGESMGESMGEVYSKSLWGESMGGVYRGSLPGGVYRGSLQGKSTGGVYGGSLRGESTGGVYRGCLRGSLPGGVYRGESTGGVYPGESTGGESTGGVYGGSLQEESTGGVYGGVYRGCLQGESTGGVYGGSLWGSLRGESTGGVYGGSLLGESTGGSLWGESTEIKVALTETGNTEWREEERKTLY, from the coding sequence ATGGGTGGAGTCTACGGGGGGAGTCTACGGGGGGAGTCTACGGGGGGAGTCTACGGGAGGAGTCTACGGGGGGAGTCTACCGGGGGGAGTCTACGGGGGGAGTCTACGGGGAGAGTCTATGGGGGGAGTCTATGGGGAGAGTCTATGGGGGGAGTCTATGGGGGAGTCTACGGGGGAGTCTACAGGGGTCGTCTACAGGGGGAGTCTACCGGGGGGAGTCTACAGGGGGAGTCTACGGGGAGAGTCTATGGGGGGAGTCTATGGGGGGAGTCTACGGGGAGAGTCTATGGGGGGTGTCTACGGGGAGAGTCTATGGGGGGAGTCTATGGGGGGAGTCTACAGGGGGAGTCTACAGGGGGAGTCTACAGGGGTCGTCTACCGGGGGAGTCTACGGGGAGAGTCTATGGGGGGAGTCTATGGGGGGAGTCTACGGGGAGAGTCTATGGGGGGAGTCTACGGGGAGAGTCTATGGGGGGAGTCTATGGGGAGAGTCTACCGGGGGGAGTCTACGGGGAGAGTCTATGGGGGGAGTCTACGGGGAGAGTCTATGGGGGGAGTCTACGGGGAGAGTCTATGGGGGAGTCTATGGGGGAAGTCTACAGTAAGAGTCTATGGGGGGAGTCTATGGGGGGAGTCTACCGGGGGAGTCTACCGGGTGGAGTCTACCGGGGGAGTCTACAGGGGAAGTCTACGGGGGGAGTCTATGGGGGGAGTCTACGGGGGGAGTCTACCGGGGGAGTCTACCGGGGGTGTCTACGGGGGAGTCTACCGGGGGGAGTCTACCGGGGGGAGTCTACCGGGGGAGTCTACCCGGGGGAGTCTACCGGGGGGGAGTCTACCGGGGGAGTCTACGGGGGGAGTCTACAGGAGGAGTCTACGGGCGGAGTCTATGGGGGAGTCTACAGGGGGTGTCTACAGGGGGAGTCTACAGGGGGAGTCTACGGGGGGAGTCTATGGGGGAGTCTACGGGGGGAGTCTACGGGGGGAGTCTATGGGGGGAGTCTATTGGGGGAGTCTACGGGGGGGAGTCTATGGGGGGAGTCTACGGAGATTAAGGTAGCCCTAACGGAGACTGGAAAcacagaatggagagaggaggagaggaaaacatTGTACTGA